In the genome of Colwellia sp. PAMC 21821, the window ATAATCGTCAAAATGCAGGTTTTCGAGGCGATTTGGGCTTTCTGTCACGTGTTGACCAGAATAAATTTTCGGTTGGTGGTGATAGAAAATGGTACGCCGAGCCTGGTCATTGGTGGAGTCAGTTTAAAATTTATTCTGATTGGGACATTATCCACAATGTTAACAATGAACTAATAGAGAAAGAATTCGATATTAACGCACAACTTCATGCTCGCTATAGTTCATTTTTTAAAATAGGCTATACCAAGCGTGAAAGTGTGGGTAGCCGGCTCGATAAAAGCAATTTAGCTATTAACGATAACAGCACGCTATTTTCTGAGCATCAGTTTTTCATTTTTGCAGAGACTAAGCCTTTACTGGGGATATATATTAACGCGAATGTAACTAGCGGTGATAAAATTGACTACCGTAACAACCGGTTAGGTAAAATAAATCGCCTTAGCAGTAATCTTAACTGGAACATTAACAAACACCTTGAGATAAAGCTAAGACAAACTTTCAGCCAATTAAATGCCGATGGTGAAAACGTATTTATTGCTCGGCTAACCGATTTACGCACCACTTTTCAATTTAACGTTCAAAGTTTCTTACGCTTGAGTTTCATTTTTAATAATACCAGTAGAAATCCTGCCAACTATTTATATAGTGCTCCAGAAAACATCAACCGACATAGCAAAAATTTATCTACTGAATTGTTATATGCCTATAAAATCAACCCTCAAACGGTATTTTACTTAGGTTACTCTGATAGATATTACAGTGATGAAACCCTTCGCGATTTAACACAAGAGCAACGTAGCTTATTCATGAAGTTTAGTTATGCATGGCTTAAGTAGCGCCAGCAGTTCAAGTTACATAGCACGTAACCGCCTATTTATATTGCTAAAAAACCACCTATAACGGTGGTTTTTTTATACCAAAACTGAACTATATATTGCCATTTGTTAGCAAATTTGTAACAATTTAAAAAAATGTTTTTAACACTTTTACAAAATGCATTACTGTTAACGTAGAATAATTTAAATTAAAAACTCAAAACAATTACAAAAAAAACAATTACAAAAATAATAATAAAAAATTGGAGTGGTAAATTTGAAGTTTAGTATTCGTGGCCTATCTGCACTTGCCACCGCATTTTTACTATTTACACAGCCAAGTATTGCACAAGAAAATACGCTAAAATTGGCACAGTTAAATATCCCTCATGTTGACCTAGATCTGACCATTGACGGTGAGTTAAATGATGCTATTTGGCAGCAAGCACTTGCTATAGATCTTAACATTGTTAATAGCCCATGGAACAACAAACCAAGCCCAGTTTCAACAACGGCTAAAATTGTTGAAAATGGTGAGTTTCTCTATATCGCATTTATTGCACAAGACCCTAATCCTGAATTAATTCAAGGTTTTTTAGGTGATCGTGATACACGCTGGGTCGATGATCTCGTCGGATTAAAGTTAGATACTTACAATAATCGGCGCTTAAATTACGAGTTTTTTGTTAATCCGTTCGGTGTTCAACACGACGGCATTGCGAATGAAATGACCGGAAAGTCTGATTCCGCATGGGATGGTATATGGGAATCTGTTGGTAAAATTACTGACGCCGGCTTTCAAGTAGAAATGGCAATTCCCTATCATATTTTAAATTTTGACGATAATGATGACGTAAAAACTTGGGCGATTGAATTAATCCGACTATACCCACGTGACTCACGTTTACGTATATCTCACATTGAACTTAATCGCAACGATGCCTGTTGGTTATGTCAAATGCCTGAAATTACGGGATTTAAAGCTGCTAAAGCCAGTAAAAATTTGATGTTAACACCGACATTAGTCGCCAGCAAAAGCGAAAGTCGCGAAATATTTGCGCCAAAAACAGACTGGCAAAGTGAAAACGACATTGATGCCGGCTTAGATCTGCGTTGGGGCATTAACGCCAATACATTATTGAATGTTACCGTAAATCCGGACTTTTCAAATGTTGAATCAGACGCCGGCCAATTGAGTGTGAATAAAACTTTTTCATTGTTTTATGATGAGAAACGCCAATTTTTTGTTGAAAACTCAGAATATTTTTCCAGTGACTTTGACCTTGTTTACACGCGCAATATAGCGGATCCAGAATACGGTGCTAAACTCACTGGCACTCAAGGTAGTCATAGTTATGGCGCGTTTATGACTAATGATACGCAAACCAATATTATTCTGCCGGGGAACACAAATTCTCGATTAATTTCCCTAGACGCAGAAAGCGAATCTGGTGCAATAAAGTATCGTTATGATGTTAACGACGATTTATCGTTTGGTGTTATTAGTACTTTGCGACAAACCGACAATTATCATAACTTTGTCTCGGGCATAGACTCAAAATACCGTTTAAATGACTCAAATTCATTTCAAGCTCAAATATTATTGGCCGATACCAAAGACGCGGCGCAATATACCCTGAGTGGTCAGGCAGAAAGCTTTAACGACCATGCCTTTAAAATAAAATATAAACATGACTCTGAATATTGGCAGGTATTTGCTGAACACCAAGAAATAGGCGCAAAATTTCGTGCCGATTTAGGCTTTATGCCACGCGCTGATTATCAAAAAAGTAACGTACTGGTTAATCGCTTAGTCTATGGAGAGCCTGATAGCACTTGGCAAAAAATGAAGTTTGCTGGCCAATGGCAAGTATTACACAACGAAAATGGTGAATTATTAGAGCGCTCTGTTGCTTCTAATTTCAATATCGACGGCCCAATGTTGTCAGTTTTTGATGTGATGTTCGTTGCCGCAGATAAAGTAGGTTTACGTCGCCATGAATTAGATTTTAGTTTACCTATTGATAACACCATTGACGATAACACTGATCGCTTTCAAGAAAACCAAGCCGTTATCTATGGCGCTATTCAACCAACTACGCAATTTTTTACTGAACTTGAGCTGACGGTGGGCGACAAAATTGATTATGAAAATAATAGATTAGGCGACTATATCGCGCTTTATGCAGGTGTAAGTTATAACGTGACTAAGCATTTAGAGTTTGAACTTTCTCATACTTATAGTGACTTAGAAGCCGAAAATGCCAGTGTATTCACGGAAAACTTAACCGAGCTTCGTATTTCATATCAGTTTAATGTTAATAGCTATTTAAAGTTTAACCTGGTTTATACCGATATAGACTTTAACCTAGATAATAACGCTAGCGCTTATACAGCAAAGGATAATAATTTATCAACACAGCTAATTTATGCCTATAAAATTAACCCTCAAACTGTGTTCTACTTGGGTTATTCAGATAATAGTTATCAAGATGATAGATTAAAAAGTATTTCGCGCGAGCAGCGTACAATTTATAGTAAAATCAGTTATGCGTGGTTGCCATAGGTTTTCAGATAAACTTGTAAAAGCGCTCTCATAAAGAACAACTGATAAACGTTAACGGCGACTTTTAATTCAGTAACCTATATATGCTCTTGGTTACTGAATAATACCCAAAGCTTATGTTTAGTTAGCTTGTTTAGTAATCTAATTTAGTAATCTAGCTTAATAAACTACAGGTACTCCATGTTTCTTGCCATGTGTTTTAAGCTATTGCCATTTAGTAAAGCATTTGCCACAAGTTTTAATAAATTATACCCTTTAAGCTAGATCGTCAGCAGTCTTGTTAACTTTTTTCTTATTCGTTTTTCGGTCAAAACCTTTGTCATTCACGACAATGGTAGATGAAATTTTATCTTGAATGGCTTGTCGATTAGGATCCCAAAATATCTGAGCAAAACCCAGTAAGCCGGTAGCAATACCTGCGCCATAACCACCATAACGTCCAAAACTATCCCAAATGGATAAAGGTGTCCCATCAAGCTGTACAACCCGAATGCTAAAAAGTCTTTTTCCCGGGGTTTGACCGTACCAAAGTGCAGTAAACATAGTAAAATAGAATGCCGCCCAACCAAAGCCTAGCCCTAGATCTTCAACTAAACCTTGAAGCCAAGCAAAGCCTTTATATACTGCTGGATTCGGTAGTTCAGTTTCTGCAGGCACAGCTTTATCTTTATCTTTCTCATTCAACGCAGTTAAATCAGCTATTTTAGTTTCAATATTTTCGCTAATGGCTTTGGCTTTTTCAGCAGTGGTAGGCACATTATTTTCATCAATTGTAAGTGTATCAGCTTGCTGCTTTATCTCTTTATTCTTATCTAATTTTTGTAAGTGCGAGTTTAACTGCGTAATTTCTTGCGGTGTTAAGCGGCTATTATCAGCAATACTATCAATTAAGTACGCGTTAAATTTATTCATCCCTACCGATGATGTAGTTTGCTCTGCATAAGCTGATGATAAACCTTCGCTCAACTCCAGCCAGCATGAATATTGCTCACATTCACTACGAGAAATAGCAACACTAGCCGCTAAGGTCAGTGCGCCTTTGATAAAGTCATTATTTTTATTTTCATTTTCTGTCATGGCTTGTTTATTACTTTGACTACTTTTATTACCCGACAGCGCATCTTGGTTCTGCCCTGCTTGCTCAACACGATGATTAAAAGTATCCAAGTTTGAGAAAAATTTTGGCAAGATATCGATTAAGATAACAAAAACAATAAGTGCGGCAAAAATACGTAAAGCAGTTTCTTTTATACCGCTTATTTTTCCTAATTTTTTAGCGCGCTTTTTACTGCCAATGTTGAATAATGTTATCGCCACTAAAACCGCTAATAATTCACCTGGTGCGCCACTTAGCAGCGCAACTAAAACTAAATCTACTGATAATGCCATTGCACGTTGCCACGGAACGGCTAATGAAATACCAAATAGAGATTTATCTATTTTAAAAGCAAAGGGTGTTAGTATTGCGCGGGTTTCTTTACCTGATAGTTTGTCAGCTTTAGCCTTGATTTTCGCCATTTTTGAATTATCTTCATGACTATTTTTTGCATTACTTTTATCAGAACTTTTATTAAGGTTATCTGTCACTGTGATTCCATTACCATTAGGGTGCTATTATTTAGATAGGTGTCATTTAAAATAAAGCTAACAATATCAATAATCTGATTATACATTATTCGCTTAAAACAGCGATAAAGCCAGCGCAATTGTGACTTCTAGCATCCATTAAATACGCCTTTAATATTCATTAGTTGGGTATCTATTCCTTTTTTGCATATAAGATACCGAAATATCACTTCTTTTTCTGCCATAAAGGGTTAACCTAATTACAAAGTGTTGACTAAACTGAATTAACTTTCGATAGTGAACACATACATACAAATAAAAAATCTGTATGACATACTCAGTTGTACCGTGATAACAGGATTAAAAAAATGTCGACTATATTTGAAGATAACTCAACATCAATTGGTAATACCCCGCTTGTAAAGCTTAACCGCATCGTTAGTGGTGAAAATACAGCAAATATCTACGCTAAAATTGAAGCACGTAACCCAAGTTTCAGTGTTAAATGCCGTATTGGTGCCAACATGATTTGGGATGCTGAGAAAAAAGGTTTACTTAGTGCTGGTAAGTCTATTGTCGAGCCTACTAGTGGTAACACAGGTATCGCGCTAGCATTTGTTGCCGCTGCACGTGGTTACGAAATTACGCTAACTATGCCCAATACGATGAGTTTGGAGCGCAGAAAACTCTTAATCGCACTTGGTGCTAAATTGGTATTAACTGATGGCGCCAAAGGTATGGGTGGCGCAATTGCCAAGGCACAAGAAATTAAAGATGCTGATCCAGATAACGT includes:
- a CDS encoding carbohydrate binding family 9 domain-containing protein, with protein sequence MKFSIRGLSALATAFLLFTQPSIAQENTLKLAQLNIPHVDLDLTIDGELNDAIWQQALAIDLNIVNSPWNNKPSPVSTTAKIVENGEFLYIAFIAQDPNPELIQGFLGDRDTRWVDDLVGLKLDTYNNRRLNYEFFVNPFGVQHDGIANEMTGKSDSAWDGIWESVGKITDAGFQVEMAIPYHILNFDDNDDVKTWAIELIRLYPRDSRLRISHIELNRNDACWLCQMPEITGFKAAKASKNLMLTPTLVASKSESREIFAPKTDWQSENDIDAGLDLRWGINANTLLNVTVNPDFSNVESDAGQLSVNKTFSLFYDEKRQFFVENSEYFSSDFDLVYTRNIADPEYGAKLTGTQGSHSYGAFMTNDTQTNIILPGNTNSRLISLDAESESGAIKYRYDVNDDLSFGVISTLRQTDNYHNFVSGIDSKYRLNDSNSFQAQILLADTKDAAQYTLSGQAESFNDHAFKIKYKHDSEYWQVFAEHQEIGAKFRADLGFMPRADYQKSNVLVNRLVYGEPDSTWQKMKFAGQWQVLHNENGELLERSVASNFNIDGPMLSVFDVMFVAADKVGLRRHELDFSLPIDNTIDDNTDRFQENQAVIYGAIQPTTQFFTELELTVGDKIDYENNRLGDYIALYAGVSYNVTKHLEFELSHTYSDLEAENASVFTENLTELRISYQFNVNSYLKFNLVYTDIDFNLDNNASAYTAKDNNLSTQLIYAYKINPQTVFYLGYSDNSYQDDRLKSISREQRTIYSKISYAWLP
- a CDS encoding RDD family protein, with the protein product MTDNLNKSSDKSNAKNSHEDNSKMAKIKAKADKLSGKETRAILTPFAFKIDKSLFGISLAVPWQRAMALSVDLVLVALLSGAPGELLAVLVAITLFNIGSKKRAKKLGKISGIKETALRIFAALIVFVILIDILPKFFSNLDTFNHRVEQAGQNQDALSGNKSSQSNKQAMTENENKNNDFIKGALTLAASVAISRSECEQYSCWLELSEGLSSAYAEQTTSSVGMNKFNAYLIDSIADNSRLTPQEITQLNSHLQKLDKNKEIKQQADTLTIDENNVPTTAEKAKAISENIETKIADLTALNEKDKDKAVPAETELPNPAVYKGFAWLQGLVEDLGLGFGWAAFYFTMFTALWYGQTPGKRLFSIRVVQLDGTPLSIWDSFGRYGGYGAGIATGLLGFAQIFWDPNRQAIQDKISSTIVVNDKGFDRKTNKKKVNKTADDLA